A window of the Apostichopus japonicus isolate 1M-3 chromosome 8, ASM3797524v1, whole genome shotgun sequence genome harbors these coding sequences:
- the LOC139970566 gene encoding uncharacterized protein isoform X2 produces the protein MAKIGDLEIQKLVEIGSSFGLEGSDLQTFVMNESDKCKLRRDEERQRRSEDRELLQLQIDLESLKKENATSGNSGDAHRTVTQKAKPPKLPCFSESDDLDAYLDRFERYAGAQKWERQDWAINLSSLLTGKALFTYGTLPSSEANDYDRLKLALLRRYNLTPDGYKIKFRSSKPDKNETATQFVSKLCKYFDRWIDTSKVKHEYDTLREHLVLDQLYQAIPTELAIFIKERKPKNLSDASKLADGYLDVHKGWGRMRNPFSNVVDSRPKTEADKQPPRNQSSVPRKTAVCYYCRKPGHFWKRCRLAPKSFVPTMAMLVDIVRTSCELDEVDQPDIDGVEGDGRDEPSSEAETPTMISFARVDRPTDDVLVNDRLELKCGYTIPIVSAVSKLVETNMPVAVGFIGDVKVQVLRDTGCNGVVVKRALVSPDMLTGEFVPCVLADQTIRYVPVASVPIDSSYYVGTVSAACVDNPTCDVLIGNIPGACLPWQPDPKWEPQNSKCDPPEIVGAVQTRSQAKEKPFKPLKVKEPMPDIVDADELKKQQQSDPSLSKVREKIGQIVKHKSGSSATFVMRNGILCREFSNPGKPGDATIRQVVVPTKLRQSVMSIAHESLLGGHLGTQKTVDRILSNFFWPALQADVRRFCRSCDLCQRTTPKGKVSRVPLGSSPIIDVPFQRVAADIVGPIFPSSERGHRYILVLVDYATRYPEAAPMKSIESEKVAEELLNIFSRVGFPHEILTDQGPQFISNVMKEVGRLLSIDQLTTTPYNPRCNGLVERFNATLKSMLRKMCDERPKDWDRYIDPLLFAYRETPQGSTKFSPFELLYGRTVRGPMQILKELWTNETEETETRNTYQYVMDLKQRLSETCRLARKELQKSQAKYKSYYDRKTKLRKLVVGDEVLLLLPTDQNKLLMQWKGPYVVSKVVNEVDYTIDMGHVQKTYHINMLKKYFRSTSQVVGNSPIYVSELLELTEAPVINEDVVTLDHECNLASKNDMIGLPIVTPKEKVTDVHVNTNLSEGQIHKIEQLIFSYPDVFTDLPGKTNLGEHDIKLIDEEPVRKKAYPAPHGLRHEIQTELGQMLEIGVIEHSDSPYASPLVIVKKSDGTNRYCVDYRALNAKTIFDAEPIPDISEIFTKLAKDCFFTKLDLSKGYWQIPVKDEVKPLTAFITHHGLYQFNTMPFGLINSAATFSRVMRKLLKGIPNVDNYIDDILVHTATFEDHLTALEEILKRLREHNLTAKPSKCCVGYGEVEFLGHIVCKGKISPRPEKLEAIKDAPRPQTKSQLRSFLGLAGYYRSFIPNYAEVAIPLTDKLKKGEPNKIRWEEAQERSFRSLKHKLCDSPILHLPDLEKQFILRTDASDVGMAAVLLQESEEVKFPVAYASKKFTNAQKNYSVIERECYAIVWAVEKFEPYLYGTNFVIETDHKPLKCIQKSKVANGRIMRWALILQHYRYHIRVIKGRDNIGADFLSRAIA, from the coding sequence ATGGCCAAAATTGGGGATCTGGAAATCCAAAAACTTGTAGAAATAGGATCTTCATTTGGACTCGAGGGGTCCGATTTGCAAACATTCGTGATGAATGAAAGTGACAAATGTAAACTTCGTCGCGATGAAGAAAGGCAGCGTAGATCAGAAGATAGAGAATTGTTGCAATTGCAAATTGACCTAGAATCACTTAAGAAAGAAAATGCTACAAGTGGCAACTCTGGTGATGCTCATAGGACGGTGACACAAAAAGCCAAACCACCGAAGCTACCATGCTTCAGTGAAAGCGATGACTTGGATGCCTATTTAGATCGTTTTGAAAGGTACGCGGGTGCGCAGAAATGGGAAAGGCAGGACTGGGCGATAAACCTCTCGTCGCTTTTGACTGGTAAGGCACTGTTTACTTATGGTACGCTTCCTAGTAGCGAGGCTAACGATTACGATCGGTTGAAGCTAGCGTTGTTGCGTAGATACAATCTAACTCCTGATGGCTACAAAATCAAATTCAGATCTTCAAAACCAGACAAGAATGAAACGGCAACCCAGTTTGTGTCAAAACTATGCAAATACTTTGATAGATGGATTGATACCTCCAAGGTAAAACACGAATATGATACTCTTAGAGAGCATTTGGTGTTGGATCAATTATATCAGGCTATCCCAACAGAGCTGGCAATTttcattaaagaaagaaaaccaaaaaatcTTAGCGATGCTTCTAAACTAGCTGATGGATATTTGGATGTCCATAAGGGATGGGGTCGAATGAGAAATCCATTCAGTAATGTGGTTGATTCCAGACCTAAAACAGAGGCTGATAAACAACCCCCAAGAAATCAATCGTCTGTGCCCAGGAAAACGGCAGTATGCTATTATTGTAGAAAACCGGGTCATTTTTGGAAACGATGTAGGCTGGCCCCCAAATCGTTTGTTCCAACTATGGCGATGCTTGTTGACATTGTTCGAACGAGTTGTGAACTTGATGAAGTTGACCAACCGGACATTGATGGAGTAGAGGGTGATGGGAGGGATGAACCATCCAGCGAAGCTGAAACCCCCACCATGATTTCGTTTGCTAGAGTGGATAGGCCAACAGATGACGTGTTAGTAAACGATCGTTTGGAACTTAAGTGTGGATACACAATACCTATTGTAAGTGCAGTTTCTAAATTAGTCGAAACAAACATGCCAGTAGCTGTGGGATTCATTGGCGATGTGAAGGTGCAAGTACTCCGTGATACTGGTTGTAATGGCGTTGTAGTCAAGCGCGCATTGGTCTCCCCAGATATGCTCACAGGTGAATTTGTCCCTTGTGTACTTGCTGATCAAACTATACGCTATGTTCCAGTAGCATCTGTCCCAATTGATTCTTCCTACTATGTTGGCACGGTCTCAGCAGCATGTGTGGATAACCCCACGTGTGATGTACTGATCGGTAATATCCCTGGTGCGTGTTTACCATGGCAACCAGATCCTAAATGGGAACCACAAAATTCGAAGTGCGACCCCCCAGAAATCGTAGGTGCGGTGCAGACGCGTAGCCAAGCAAAAGAGAAGCCATTTAAACCACTTAAAGTAAAAGAACCTATGCCGGACATTGTGGACGCGGATGAGCTCAAAAAGCAGCAGCAAAGTGACCCCTCCTTATCGAAGGTCCGTGAGAAAATAGGTCAAATTGTCAAGCACAAAAGCGGTAGTTCTGCGACTTTTGTCATGCGAAATGGTATTCTCTGCAGAGAATTTTCGAATCCAGGCAAACCAGGCGACGCTACAATTCGGCAAGTTGTTGTGCCCACAAAATTGAGGCAAAGCGTCATGAGTATCGCTCACGAATCGCTCCTTGGCGGCCATTTAGGTACACAGAAGACTGTCGATCGGATTCtgtccaattttttttggccTGCGCTTCAGGCGGATGTACGGCGTTTTTGTAGATCATGTGACCTGTGCCAGCGCACGACCCCAAAAGGTAAAGTCTCTAGGGTACCACTAGGCTCTTCCCCAATTATTGATGTGCCATTTCAGCGCGTGGCAGCTGATATTGTCGGTCCCATATTCCCATCATCTGAACGCGGCCATCGCTACATCTTAGTGCTAGTTGACTATGCGACGCGCTACCCCGAAGCTGCCCCTATGAAGTCGATTGAATCCGAAAAGGTAGCTGAGGAATTGCTAAATATATTCTCCAGGGTCGGATTTCCGCATGAAATTCTTACCGATCAAGGTCCACAATTCATTTCTAACGTAATGAAGGAAGTAGGAAGACTCCTCTCCATTGATCAGTTAACTACAACCCCGTACAATCCTAGGTGCAATGGCTTGGTCGAAAGATTCAACGCCACCTTGAAATCTATGTTACGCAAAATGTGTGATGAGCGCCCTAAAGATTGGGATCGGTACATTGACCCGCTCCTATTTGCCTATAGAGAGACACCACAGGGCTCGACCAAATTCTCCCCATTCGAACTTCTTTATGGTAGGACTGTAAGAGGCCCAATGCAAATCCTAAAAGAACTGTGGACGAATGAAACTGAAGAAACTGAAACCCGAAACACGTATCAATACGTCATGGATCTCAAACAAAGGCTGAGTGAAACGTGTAGACTAGCTCGCAAAGAGTTGCAAAAATCTCAGGCAAAGTACAAATCCTACTATGATAGGAAAACCAAACTAAGAAAGCTTGTTGTGGGTGACGAAGTGTTGCTCTTACTGCCAACAGATCAAAATAAACTATTAATGCAATGGAAAGGTCCCTATGTCGTGTCAAAGGTCGTGAATGAGGTCGATTACACTATCGATATGGGACATGTGCAAAAGACCTACCACATAAACATGTTGAAAAAGTACTTTAGGTCAACCTCCCAGGTAGTCGGAAATTCACCAATTTATGTGTCAGAATTGTTGGAGTTGACTGAAGCGCCAGTAATTAACGAGGATGTGGTAACTCTAGATCACGAGTGTAATCTTGCTTCCAAGAATGACATGATAGGTCTCCCAATTGTAACTCCGAAAGAGAAAGTAACTGATGTCCATGTTAATACGAATCTTTCAGAAGGCCAAATTCACAAAATTGAACAGTTGATTTTCAGTTATCCTGATGTATTCACGGACTTACCAGGAAAAACAAACCTTGGTGAGCATGACATCAAACTCATCGACGAGGAACCTGTAAGAAAAAAGGCGTATCCTGCACCCCATGGCTTAAGGCATGAAATTCAAACAGAACTTGGCCAAATGTTAGAAATTGGTGTAATAGAGCACAGTGACAGTCCATATGCGAGTCCGTTGGTCATTGTTAAGAAGTCTGACGGCACAAACAGGTACTGTGTCGATTATAGGGCATTGAATGCGAAAACTATATTTGATGCTGAACCAATCCCTGATATTTCAGAAATCTTCACAAAACTTGCAAAAGATTGTTTCTTTACCAAATTGGATTTATCAAAAGGGTATTGGCAGATACCAGTCAAAGATGAAGTAAAGCCGTTGACTGCTTTCATCACACACCATGGTTTATACCAATTTAACACGATGCCGTTTGGGTTAATCAACTCGGCAGCTACGTTCAGTCGTGTCATGAGAAAACTACTGAAAGGAATCCCAAATGTTGACAATtacatagatgatattttggtTCACACTGCCACTTTCGAAGATCATTTAACTGCACTTGAAGAGATCTTGAAGCGCCTGAGGGAGCATAATTTGACAGCAAAACCATCAAAATGCTGTGTTGGATATGGCGAGGTCGAGTTTTTGGGGCATATAGTCTGTAAAGGAAAGATTTCCCCAAGACCAGAAAAACTAGAAGCAATTAAGGATGCACCCCGACCTCAAACTAAATCCCAATTAAGGTCCTTTCTCGGTCTTGCCGGATATTATCGGTCGTTCATTCCAAACTATGCGGAAGTAGCAATACCCCTAACAGATAAATTGAAAAAGGGTGAACCCAACAAGATACGATGGGAGGAGGCACAAGAGCGATCATTCCGGTCTCTAAAACATAAACTATGCGACTCTCCGATACTTCATCTACCCGACTTGGAGAAACAATTCATATTAAGAACTGATGCCAGTGATGTTGGTATGGCCGCTGTATTGCTCCAAGAAAGTGAGGAGGTAAAGTTTCCAGTTGCATACGCAAGCAAAAAGTTCACCAATGCTCAGAAGAATTACTCTGTAATTGAGAGGGAATGTTATGCGATTGTGTGGGCAGTTGAGAAATTCGAACCATATCTTTATGGCACAAACTTTGTTATCGAGACCGATCATAAACCCCTCAAATGCATTCAAAAATCTAAGGTCGCAAATGGGCGCATAATGCGTTGGGCATTGATATTACAGCACTATCGATACCATATCAGGGTCATTAAAGGTCGAGACAATATCGGCGCAGATTTTCTTAGTAGGGCTATCGCGTAA
- the LOC139970566 gene encoding uncharacterized protein isoform X1 encodes MFPLLFRRLVWTKRLGVSRSWDIGNSSGSISSSLYIVSLIVITCVFGVCPSLGVMAKIGDLEIQKLVEIGSSFGLEGSDLQTFVMNESDKCKLRRDEERQRRSEDRELLQLQIDLESLKKENATSGNSGDAHRTVTQKAKPPKLPCFSESDDLDAYLDRFERYAGAQKWERQDWAINLSSLLTGKALFTYGTLPSSEANDYDRLKLALLRRYNLTPDGYKIKFRSSKPDKNETATQFVSKLCKYFDRWIDTSKVKHEYDTLREHLVLDQLYQAIPTELAIFIKERKPKNLSDASKLADGYLDVHKGWGRMRNPFSNVVDSRPKTEADKQPPRNQSSVPRKTAVCYYCRKPGHFWKRCRLAPKSFVPTMAMLVDIVRTSCELDEVDQPDIDGVEGDGRDEPSSEAETPTMISFARVDRPTDDVLVNDRLELKCGYTIPIVSAVSKLVETNMPVAVGFIGDVKVQVLRDTGCNGVVVKRALVSPDMLTGEFVPCVLADQTIRYVPVASVPIDSSYYVGTVSAACVDNPTCDVLIGNIPGACLPWQPDPKWEPQNSKCDPPEIVGAVQTRSQAKEKPFKPLKVKEPMPDIVDADELKKQQQSDPSLSKVREKIGQIVKHKSGSSATFVMRNGILCREFSNPGKPGDATIRQVVVPTKLRQSVMSIAHESLLGGHLGTQKTVDRILSNFFWPALQADVRRFCRSCDLCQRTTPKGKVSRVPLGSSPIIDVPFQRVAADIVGPIFPSSERGHRYILVLVDYATRYPEAAPMKSIESEKVAEELLNIFSRVGFPHEILTDQGPQFISNVMKEVGRLLSIDQLTTTPYNPRCNGLVERFNATLKSMLRKMCDERPKDWDRYIDPLLFAYRETPQGSTKFSPFELLYGRTVRGPMQILKELWTNETEETETRNTYQYVMDLKQRLSETCRLARKELQKSQAKYKSYYDRKTKLRKLVVGDEVLLLLPTDQNKLLMQWKGPYVVSKVVNEVDYTIDMGHVQKTYHINMLKKYFRSTSQVVGNSPIYVSELLELTEAPVINEDVVTLDHECNLASKNDMIGLPIVTPKEKVTDVHVNTNLSEGQIHKIEQLIFSYPDVFTDLPGKTNLGEHDIKLIDEEPVRKKAYPAPHGLRHEIQTELGQMLEIGVIEHSDSPYASPLVIVKKSDGTNRYCVDYRALNAKTIFDAEPIPDISEIFTKLAKDCFFTKLDLSKGYWQIPVKDEVKPLTAFITHHGLYQFNTMPFGLINSAATFSRVMRKLLKGIPNVDNYIDDILVHTATFEDHLTALEEILKRLREHNLTAKPSKCCVGYGEVEFLGHIVCKGKISPRPEKLEAIKDAPRPQTKSQLRSFLGLAGYYRSFIPNYAEVAIPLTDKLKKGEPNKIRWEEAQERSFRSLKHKLCDSPILHLPDLEKQFILRTDASDVGMAAVLLQESEEVKFPVAYASKKFTNAQKNYSVIERECYAIVWAVEKFEPYLYGTNFVIETDHKPLKCIQKSKVANGRIMRWALILQHYRYHIRVIKGRDNIGADFLSRAIA; translated from the coding sequence ATGTTTCCGTTGCTTTTCAGGAGGCTGGTCTGGACCAAGCGTCTCGGCGTCTCTCGTTCGTGGGACATTGGCAACTCCAGTGGTTCTATTTCAAGTTCTCTGTATATCGTGAGTTTAATCGTGATTACTTGTGTATTTGGTGTATGTCCTTCATTAGGAGTCATGGCCAAAATTGGGGATCTGGAAATCCAAAAACTTGTAGAAATAGGATCTTCATTTGGACTCGAGGGGTCCGATTTGCAAACATTCGTGATGAATGAAAGTGACAAATGTAAACTTCGTCGCGATGAAGAAAGGCAGCGTAGATCAGAAGATAGAGAATTGTTGCAATTGCAAATTGACCTAGAATCACTTAAGAAAGAAAATGCTACAAGTGGCAACTCTGGTGATGCTCATAGGACGGTGACACAAAAAGCCAAACCACCGAAGCTACCATGCTTCAGTGAAAGCGATGACTTGGATGCCTATTTAGATCGTTTTGAAAGGTACGCGGGTGCGCAGAAATGGGAAAGGCAGGACTGGGCGATAAACCTCTCGTCGCTTTTGACTGGTAAGGCACTGTTTACTTATGGTACGCTTCCTAGTAGCGAGGCTAACGATTACGATCGGTTGAAGCTAGCGTTGTTGCGTAGATACAATCTAACTCCTGATGGCTACAAAATCAAATTCAGATCTTCAAAACCAGACAAGAATGAAACGGCAACCCAGTTTGTGTCAAAACTATGCAAATACTTTGATAGATGGATTGATACCTCCAAGGTAAAACACGAATATGATACTCTTAGAGAGCATTTGGTGTTGGATCAATTATATCAGGCTATCCCAACAGAGCTGGCAATTttcattaaagaaagaaaaccaaaaaatcTTAGCGATGCTTCTAAACTAGCTGATGGATATTTGGATGTCCATAAGGGATGGGGTCGAATGAGAAATCCATTCAGTAATGTGGTTGATTCCAGACCTAAAACAGAGGCTGATAAACAACCCCCAAGAAATCAATCGTCTGTGCCCAGGAAAACGGCAGTATGCTATTATTGTAGAAAACCGGGTCATTTTTGGAAACGATGTAGGCTGGCCCCCAAATCGTTTGTTCCAACTATGGCGATGCTTGTTGACATTGTTCGAACGAGTTGTGAACTTGATGAAGTTGACCAACCGGACATTGATGGAGTAGAGGGTGATGGGAGGGATGAACCATCCAGCGAAGCTGAAACCCCCACCATGATTTCGTTTGCTAGAGTGGATAGGCCAACAGATGACGTGTTAGTAAACGATCGTTTGGAACTTAAGTGTGGATACACAATACCTATTGTAAGTGCAGTTTCTAAATTAGTCGAAACAAACATGCCAGTAGCTGTGGGATTCATTGGCGATGTGAAGGTGCAAGTACTCCGTGATACTGGTTGTAATGGCGTTGTAGTCAAGCGCGCATTGGTCTCCCCAGATATGCTCACAGGTGAATTTGTCCCTTGTGTACTTGCTGATCAAACTATACGCTATGTTCCAGTAGCATCTGTCCCAATTGATTCTTCCTACTATGTTGGCACGGTCTCAGCAGCATGTGTGGATAACCCCACGTGTGATGTACTGATCGGTAATATCCCTGGTGCGTGTTTACCATGGCAACCAGATCCTAAATGGGAACCACAAAATTCGAAGTGCGACCCCCCAGAAATCGTAGGTGCGGTGCAGACGCGTAGCCAAGCAAAAGAGAAGCCATTTAAACCACTTAAAGTAAAAGAACCTATGCCGGACATTGTGGACGCGGATGAGCTCAAAAAGCAGCAGCAAAGTGACCCCTCCTTATCGAAGGTCCGTGAGAAAATAGGTCAAATTGTCAAGCACAAAAGCGGTAGTTCTGCGACTTTTGTCATGCGAAATGGTATTCTCTGCAGAGAATTTTCGAATCCAGGCAAACCAGGCGACGCTACAATTCGGCAAGTTGTTGTGCCCACAAAATTGAGGCAAAGCGTCATGAGTATCGCTCACGAATCGCTCCTTGGCGGCCATTTAGGTACACAGAAGACTGTCGATCGGATTCtgtccaattttttttggccTGCGCTTCAGGCGGATGTACGGCGTTTTTGTAGATCATGTGACCTGTGCCAGCGCACGACCCCAAAAGGTAAAGTCTCTAGGGTACCACTAGGCTCTTCCCCAATTATTGATGTGCCATTTCAGCGCGTGGCAGCTGATATTGTCGGTCCCATATTCCCATCATCTGAACGCGGCCATCGCTACATCTTAGTGCTAGTTGACTATGCGACGCGCTACCCCGAAGCTGCCCCTATGAAGTCGATTGAATCCGAAAAGGTAGCTGAGGAATTGCTAAATATATTCTCCAGGGTCGGATTTCCGCATGAAATTCTTACCGATCAAGGTCCACAATTCATTTCTAACGTAATGAAGGAAGTAGGAAGACTCCTCTCCATTGATCAGTTAACTACAACCCCGTACAATCCTAGGTGCAATGGCTTGGTCGAAAGATTCAACGCCACCTTGAAATCTATGTTACGCAAAATGTGTGATGAGCGCCCTAAAGATTGGGATCGGTACATTGACCCGCTCCTATTTGCCTATAGAGAGACACCACAGGGCTCGACCAAATTCTCCCCATTCGAACTTCTTTATGGTAGGACTGTAAGAGGCCCAATGCAAATCCTAAAAGAACTGTGGACGAATGAAACTGAAGAAACTGAAACCCGAAACACGTATCAATACGTCATGGATCTCAAACAAAGGCTGAGTGAAACGTGTAGACTAGCTCGCAAAGAGTTGCAAAAATCTCAGGCAAAGTACAAATCCTACTATGATAGGAAAACCAAACTAAGAAAGCTTGTTGTGGGTGACGAAGTGTTGCTCTTACTGCCAACAGATCAAAATAAACTATTAATGCAATGGAAAGGTCCCTATGTCGTGTCAAAGGTCGTGAATGAGGTCGATTACACTATCGATATGGGACATGTGCAAAAGACCTACCACATAAACATGTTGAAAAAGTACTTTAGGTCAACCTCCCAGGTAGTCGGAAATTCACCAATTTATGTGTCAGAATTGTTGGAGTTGACTGAAGCGCCAGTAATTAACGAGGATGTGGTAACTCTAGATCACGAGTGTAATCTTGCTTCCAAGAATGACATGATAGGTCTCCCAATTGTAACTCCGAAAGAGAAAGTAACTGATGTCCATGTTAATACGAATCTTTCAGAAGGCCAAATTCACAAAATTGAACAGTTGATTTTCAGTTATCCTGATGTATTCACGGACTTACCAGGAAAAACAAACCTTGGTGAGCATGACATCAAACTCATCGACGAGGAACCTGTAAGAAAAAAGGCGTATCCTGCACCCCATGGCTTAAGGCATGAAATTCAAACAGAACTTGGCCAAATGTTAGAAATTGGTGTAATAGAGCACAGTGACAGTCCATATGCGAGTCCGTTGGTCATTGTTAAGAAGTCTGACGGCACAAACAGGTACTGTGTCGATTATAGGGCATTGAATGCGAAAACTATATTTGATGCTGAACCAATCCCTGATATTTCAGAAATCTTCACAAAACTTGCAAAAGATTGTTTCTTTACCAAATTGGATTTATCAAAAGGGTATTGGCAGATACCAGTCAAAGATGAAGTAAAGCCGTTGACTGCTTTCATCACACACCATGGTTTATACCAATTTAACACGATGCCGTTTGGGTTAATCAACTCGGCAGCTACGTTCAGTCGTGTCATGAGAAAACTACTGAAAGGAATCCCAAATGTTGACAATtacatagatgatattttggtTCACACTGCCACTTTCGAAGATCATTTAACTGCACTTGAAGAGATCTTGAAGCGCCTGAGGGAGCATAATTTGACAGCAAAACCATCAAAATGCTGTGTTGGATATGGCGAGGTCGAGTTTTTGGGGCATATAGTCTGTAAAGGAAAGATTTCCCCAAGACCAGAAAAACTAGAAGCAATTAAGGATGCACCCCGACCTCAAACTAAATCCCAATTAAGGTCCTTTCTCGGTCTTGCCGGATATTATCGGTCGTTCATTCCAAACTATGCGGAAGTAGCAATACCCCTAACAGATAAATTGAAAAAGGGTGAACCCAACAAGATACGATGGGAGGAGGCACAAGAGCGATCATTCCGGTCTCTAAAACATAAACTATGCGACTCTCCGATACTTCATCTACCCGACTTGGAGAAACAATTCATATTAAGAACTGATGCCAGTGATGTTGGTATGGCCGCTGTATTGCTCCAAGAAAGTGAGGAGGTAAAGTTTCCAGTTGCATACGCAAGCAAAAAGTTCACCAATGCTCAGAAGAATTACTCTGTAATTGAGAGGGAATGTTATGCGATTGTGTGGGCAGTTGAGAAATTCGAACCATATCTTTATGGCACAAACTTTGTTATCGAGACCGATCATAAACCCCTCAAATGCATTCAAAAATCTAAGGTCGCAAATGGGCGCATAATGCGTTGGGCATTGATATTACAGCACTATCGATACCATATCAGGGTCATTAAAGGTCGAGACAATATCGGCGCAGATTTTCTTAGTAGGGCTATCGCGTAA